One Corynebacterium efficiens YS-314 DNA segment encodes these proteins:
- a CDS encoding DUF4383 domain-containing protein: MSIPTQPDTRTTSTQRTPVQIAALVVGVVFLLVGVAGFIPGLTQNLGDLQFAGHEGHAMLLGIFHVSILHNVVHLLFGVAGVALARTPNAARQFLLWGGVIYLGLFVYGLIIDFDSTANLVPLSDANNWLHLALGLGMVALSFLPRHRD, encoded by the coding sequence ATGTCAATACCTACTCAGCCCGACACACGCACCACCTCCACCCAGCGCACGCCCGTCCAGATCGCCGCCCTCGTGGTGGGAGTTGTCTTCCTCCTGGTCGGTGTGGCCGGTTTCATCCCCGGCCTGACCCAGAACCTGGGTGACCTGCAGTTCGCAGGCCACGAGGGCCACGCCATGCTCCTGGGCATCTTCCATGTGTCCATCCTCCACAACGTTGTACACCTGCTCTTCGGTGTGGCCGGCGTGGCACTGGCCCGCACCCCGAACGCCGCCCGCCAGTTCCTGCTGTGGGGTGGTGTCATTTACCTGGGCCTGTTCGTCTACGGCCTGATCATTGACTTCGACTCCACCGCCAACTTGGTGCCCCTGAGTGATGCCAACAACTGGCTGCACCTCGCCCTCGGCCTGGGCATGGTGGCACTGTCCTTCCTGCCCCGCCACCGCGACTGA
- a CDS encoding BCCT family transporter, translating to MSQKITLSQDPEEKHFLGLKSDPFIFLLSVGIIVTFVVATVILGDTARDGFSAMAGWLLENLGWMYVGGVSLILVFLIGIFASRYGRVKLGDDDDEPEHRLLVWFAMLFAGGVGAVLMFWGVAEPINHAFNVPMVNEEPMSEAAIEQAFAFTFYHFGIHMWVVMTLPGLALGYFIYKRKLPPRLSSVFAPLLGRHIYSTPGKLIDVLAIVGTTFGIAVSVGLGVLQINSGMNKLWGTPIASWTQLLVILVITVVACISVASGLEKGIKLLSNINIATAVALMVFILLTGPTLTLIRFVVEAFGIYAGWLPDIMFWTDSFQDNPGWQGKWTVFYWAWTICWSPYVGMFIARISRGRTVREFIGGALALPAIFGVIWFAIFGRAGIELELNSPGYLTDPVVVEGDVPAALFNLLAAYPLTGIVSALALAIIVIFFITSIDSAALVNDMFATGEENKTPTSYRIMWACTIGAVAGSLLIISPESGIATLQEVVIIVAFPFFLVQFIMMYSLLKGMSEDAAATRRVQTRKWEKTDTPEKLEEHQSRPAPGYDEDGNPLPIPALEHDEDGNIRIPGNVVIGGDLGVVGDVVDDPNEAQDMEDRFKIVEQTRPQSRDDYKG from the coding sequence ATGAGCCAAAAGATAACACTTTCGCAGGACCCTGAAGAGAAACATTTTCTGGGTCTGAAGTCCGACCCTTTCATTTTCCTGCTGTCCGTGGGGATCATCGTGACCTTCGTGGTCGCCACCGTGATCCTGGGGGATACCGCCCGTGATGGTTTCAGTGCTATGGCCGGCTGGCTGCTGGAGAACCTCGGGTGGATGTATGTCGGTGGTGTGTCCCTCATCCTCGTCTTCCTCATCGGTATCTTCGCCTCCCGTTACGGGCGGGTGAAACTCGGTGATGATGACGATGAACCTGAGCACAGATTACTGGTCTGGTTTGCCATGCTGTTCGCCGGTGGTGTGGGGGCGGTGCTGATGTTCTGGGGTGTCGCCGAACCTATCAACCACGCCTTCAATGTGCCGATGGTCAATGAGGAGCCGATGAGCGAGGCCGCCATCGAGCAGGCCTTCGCCTTCACCTTCTATCACTTCGGTATCCACATGTGGGTGGTGATGACCCTGCCGGGTCTGGCGCTGGGATACTTCATCTACAAGCGTAAACTCCCCCCACGCCTGTCGTCGGTGTTCGCGCCGCTGCTGGGTCGCCATATCTACTCCACCCCGGGCAAGCTCATCGATGTGCTCGCCATCGTGGGCACCACCTTCGGCATTGCAGTGTCGGTGGGCCTGGGTGTGCTGCAGATCAACTCCGGCATGAACAAGCTCTGGGGCACCCCCATCGCCTCCTGGACCCAGCTGCTGGTCATCCTGGTGATCACCGTGGTGGCGTGTATCTCCGTGGCCTCCGGCCTGGAGAAGGGCATCAAACTGCTGTCCAACATCAATATCGCCACCGCCGTGGCACTCATGGTGTTCATCCTGCTCACCGGCCCCACCCTCACCCTGATCCGTTTCGTGGTGGAGGCCTTCGGCATCTACGCCGGGTGGCTGCCCGACATCATGTTCTGGACCGATTCCTTCCAGGACAACCCCGGGTGGCAGGGTAAGTGGACCGTGTTCTACTGGGCCTGGACCATCTGTTGGTCACCCTATGTGGGCATGTTCATCGCCCGTATCTCCCGTGGCCGTACCGTCCGTGAATTCATCGGCGGTGCCCTGGCGCTGCCTGCCATCTTCGGCGTGATCTGGTTCGCCATCTTCGGGCGTGCGGGTATCGAGCTGGAGCTGAACAGCCCCGGTTACCTCACCGATCCGGTCGTGGTGGAGGGTGATGTGCCTGCGGCACTGTTCAACCTCCTGGCCGCCTACCCGCTGACAGGGATTGTCTCCGCGCTTGCACTGGCGATCATCGTGATCTTCTTCATCACCTCCATTGACTCCGCGGCCCTGGTCAATGACATGTTCGCCACCGGTGAGGAGAACAAGACCCCCACCAGTTACCGCATCATGTGGGCCTGCACCATCGGTGCGGTAGCCGGGTCCCTGCTGATCATCTCACCGGAATCCGGTATCGCCACCCTGCAGGAGGTGGTGATCATTGTCGCCTTCCCCTTCTTCCTGGTGCAGTTCATCATGATGTATTCCCTGCTCAAGGGTATGAGTGAGGATGCCGCGGCCACCCGTCGTGTGCAGACACGCAAGTGGGAGAAGACCGACACCCCGGAGAAGCTCGAGGAGCACCAGTCCCGTCCCGCGCCGGGGTATGACGAGGACGGCAACCCGCTGCCGATCCCGGCACTCGAGCACGATGAGGACGGGAATATCCGGATCCCGGGCAATGTGGTCATCGGTGGTGATCTCGGTGTCGTGGGTGATGTTGTTGACGATCCCAACGAGGCCCAGGACATGGAGGACCGCTTCAAGATCGTTGAGCAGACCCGCCCACAGTCCAGGGACGATTACAAGGGCTAA
- a CDS encoding helix-turn-helix domain-containing protein — MSNFPSDTGTRILRFTTRGLIPDYRVEQWEAHNARALIPLDIRTIDGRPMHSEETNLHLPSMRLARVFGTSQIVERSEKFINDNPTGMMAIFFATEGDSFFFDRGGHVSLRPGQALLYDADQPFLRGFNHGFRENVLTISKERFRDVAPRSGLKLPMVFEFGPGGSPAEQALGRLVKTTLHRLQLTHVTSTDLPLPGGEDKVISLLGPILGSSPNTEASLFSLARSYIDLHLTNRHLTPQEIAAAAGVSERHLSRIFSAEGTTVGRYILNRRLTFAHEALTSGQQDALPVSEIGFRYGFASPSHFGRTYRERFGMTPLQARRESQQNTHPS, encoded by the coding sequence ATGTCTAACTTTCCCTCCGATACCGGCACCAGGATCCTGCGCTTCACCACCCGCGGCCTGATCCCGGACTACCGCGTAGAGCAGTGGGAGGCGCATAATGCCCGCGCCCTGATCCCCCTCGACATCCGAACCATTGATGGCCGCCCCATGCATTCAGAAGAGACCAATCTACATCTGCCGTCGATGCGTCTCGCCCGCGTCTTCGGCACCTCCCAGATTGTGGAACGGTCCGAGAAATTCATCAATGACAACCCCACCGGCATGATGGCGATCTTCTTCGCCACCGAGGGTGATTCCTTCTTCTTCGACCGTGGGGGACATGTCTCATTGAGACCCGGTCAGGCCCTGCTCTATGATGCCGACCAGCCGTTCCTGCGTGGCTTCAACCATGGTTTCCGGGAGAACGTGCTCACCATTTCCAAGGAACGGTTCAGGGACGTCGCACCCCGTTCCGGCCTGAAGCTTCCCATGGTGTTCGAATTCGGACCCGGCGGGAGCCCGGCGGAACAGGCACTGGGGAGACTGGTCAAGACGACACTGCATCGTCTGCAGCTCACCCATGTCACCTCAACCGACCTCCCCCTCCCCGGCGGTGAGGACAAGGTAATCTCCCTACTCGGCCCCATCCTGGGTTCCTCCCCGAACACGGAAGCGAGCCTGTTCAGCCTGGCCCGAAGTTACATCGATCTCCATCTGACCAACCGGCACCTCACCCCACAGGAGATTGCCGCTGCCGCCGGGGTCAGCGAACGTCATCTGTCCAGGATCTTCTCGGCGGAGGGCACCACCGTGGGCCGGTACATCCTCAACAGACGTCTCACCTTTGCCCACGAGGCGCTCACCTCGGGACAGCAGGATGCGCTGCCGGTCAGTGAGATCGGGTTCCGTTACGGGTTCGCCTCCCCCAGCCATTTCGGCAGGACCTACCGAGAGCGTTTCGGTATGACACCCCTCCAGGCACGCAGAGAGTCTCAGCAGAACACCCACCCGTCCTGA
- a CDS encoding FAD-dependent oxidoreductase, producing the protein MAVFNDGIAETTTPENSDVVTTDVLIVGSGPAGASAALFLSTHGIDNIMITKYRWTANTPRAHITNQRTMEILRDVGVEDEVLAQAVPHHQMGDTIYCESLAGEEIGRRPTWGFRPDRRADYELASPSMPCDLPQTLMEPILVENATKRGTQTQFSTEYISHEQDADGVNVRVRNRLTGHEYTIRARYLIGADGARSRIAEEIDTPFEGAMDIGGSMNIQFKADLSHLVAHRPSILYWVFAPGSNIGGIGAGLVRCVRPWNEWLVVWGYDITGTPPELNDEEAKRIVRNLVGIPDLEMEITGYSLWGNNEQYATHMQKGRVFIAGDAAHRHPPSHGLGSNTSIQDSYNLAWKLAAVLKGHAGEELLETYSVERAPVAKQIVTRANNSSREYGPIFEALGVKDATTEEEFVEKLRLRKEPTAEGAARRKALRAALDNKDYEFNAQGTEIGQFYESSAVVCDGLGRPEVTEDPMLHHQKSTYPGLRLPHAWIGDTLNKQSTHDIATGTGFTVFTGITGRAWAEAAEDLAREWDMEIRAVVIGEGEVHQDLYGDWLRQREVQEDGAILVRPDKHIGWRAHRMVEDPRSALAAVLSTILSNDRVTDGQITEADLVVFQS; encoded by the coding sequence ATGGCTGTATTCAATGACGGAATCGCTGAGACCACCACCCCGGAAAACAGTGACGTGGTCACCACCGACGTGCTCATCGTGGGCTCGGGCCCAGCGGGTGCATCAGCTGCGCTGTTCCTGTCCACCCACGGGATCGACAACATCATGATCACCAAGTACCGCTGGACCGCCAATACCCCACGCGCCCACATCACCAACCAGCGCACCATGGAGATCCTCCGGGATGTCGGTGTCGAGGATGAGGTGCTGGCCCAGGCTGTTCCCCACCACCAGATGGGCGACACCATCTATTGCGAATCCCTCGCCGGTGAGGAGATCGGCCGTCGCCCCACCTGGGGTTTCCGCCCGGATCGTCGTGCTGACTACGAACTGGCCTCGCCCTCCATGCCGTGTGACCTGCCGCAGACACTGATGGAGCCGATCCTGGTGGAAAACGCCACCAAGCGCGGTACGCAGACCCAGTTCTCCACGGAGTACATTTCCCATGAGCAGGATGCAGACGGTGTGAATGTCCGGGTCCGTAACCGTCTGACCGGGCATGAGTACACCATCCGCGCGCGGTACCTCATCGGAGCCGACGGTGCCCGGTCCAGGATCGCCGAGGAGATTGATACCCCCTTCGAAGGTGCGATGGATATCGGTGGATCCATGAACATCCAGTTCAAGGCCGATCTCTCCCACCTGGTCGCCCACCGCCCCTCGATCCTCTACTGGGTTTTCGCGCCGGGTTCCAATATCGGTGGCATCGGAGCCGGCTTGGTCCGCTGCGTGCGTCCCTGGAATGAGTGGCTCGTGGTCTGGGGATATGACATCACGGGCACCCCGCCGGAGCTCAATGATGAGGAGGCCAAACGCATTGTGCGCAATCTCGTCGGCATCCCTGATCTCGAGATGGAGATCACCGGTTACTCCCTGTGGGGCAACAACGAGCAGTACGCCACCCACATGCAGAAGGGGCGCGTGTTCATCGCCGGTGATGCCGCGCATCGTCACCCGCCGAGCCACGGCCTGGGGTCCAACACCTCCATCCAGGATTCCTACAACCTGGCGTGGAAGCTCGCCGCGGTGCTCAAGGGCCACGCAGGTGAAGAACTGCTGGAGACCTACTCCGTGGAACGCGCTCCCGTCGCGAAGCAGATCGTGACGCGTGCCAACAACTCCAGCCGGGAATACGGACCCATCTTCGAGGCGCTGGGCGTGAAGGATGCGACAACGGAGGAGGAGTTCGTCGAGAAGCTCAGGCTGCGGAAGGAACCGACCGCCGAGGGCGCGGCGCGTCGGAAGGCACTGCGTGCGGCTCTGGACAACAAGGACTACGAGTTCAATGCCCAGGGCACCGAGATCGGCCAGTTCTATGAGTCCTCGGCGGTGGTCTGTGACGGTCTCGGCCGCCCCGAGGTCACCGAGGATCCCATGTTGCACCATCAGAAATCCACCTACCCGGGGCTGCGTCTCCCCCACGCGTGGATCGGTGACACCCTGAACAAGCAGTCGACCCACGATATCGCCACGGGCACGGGTTTCACCGTGTTCACCGGCATCACCGGTCGTGCCTGGGCAGAGGCCGCTGAGGACCTGGCGCGGGAGTGGGATATGGAGATCCGGGCCGTGGTCATCGGTGAGGGCGAGGTACACCAGGATCTCTACGGTGACTGGCTGCGCCAGCGGGAGGTGCAGGAGGACGGGGCGATCCTGGTCCGCCCCGACAAGCACATCGGTTGGCGTGCACACCGGATGGTGGAGGACCCCAGATCCGCCCTGGCTGCCGTGCTGTCCACGATCCTCAGCAATGACCGGGTCACCGACGGGCAGATCACTGAGGCGGACCTGGTGGTGTTCCAGTCCTGA
- a CDS encoding AEC family transporter encodes MQQVLLGFTVVFLVIGVGVILGRTGALGKGAQRPLGLFVYYVATPALLFDKVTEADPAEIFSANFAVIALSALTVGVLFFLLMRFILRRQVADSIVGMLASSYANAGNLGIPLAAYVLDDFTVVVPVILFQVAFYAPVTLTALDMVHGPRSTNLVKNLLLTPLSNTMVLAAIAGIVVSLAQLDVPTVIAQPVAMLAGASVPLALVVFGLSLSHARILRKGEVARRDVFLAAVFKNILHPIIAYALARAFGMEGTALMAAVVLGALPTAQNVYTYALRFRTAETMARDTGVVSTLVSFPIMVIISVVLG; translated from the coding sequence ATGCAACAGGTCCTTCTGGGTTTCACCGTCGTCTTCCTCGTCATCGGTGTCGGTGTCATCCTCGGGCGGACCGGGGCGCTGGGTAAGGGGGCGCAACGGCCACTGGGGTTGTTCGTCTATTACGTGGCCACCCCGGCGCTGCTCTTCGACAAGGTCACCGAGGCGGATCCGGCGGAGATCTTCTCCGCCAACTTCGCGGTCATCGCGCTGTCCGCACTCACGGTCGGTGTCCTGTTCTTCCTGCTCATGCGGTTCATCCTGCGCCGGCAGGTGGCGGATTCCATCGTCGGCATGCTGGCGTCCTCCTACGCCAACGCCGGTAACCTCGGTATCCCCCTGGCCGCCTATGTGCTGGATGATTTCACGGTCGTGGTGCCCGTCATCCTCTTCCAGGTGGCGTTCTACGCACCGGTGACGCTGACCGCCCTGGATATGGTCCACGGCCCGCGCAGCACCAACCTGGTGAAAAACCTCCTCCTCACCCCGCTGTCCAACACCATGGTGCTGGCGGCCATCGCCGGGATCGTGGTGTCCCTGGCGCAGCTCGATGTACCCACCGTCATCGCCCAGCCGGTGGCCATGCTGGCCGGGGCATCGGTGCCGTTGGCGCTGGTGGTCTTCGGGCTGTCGCTGTCGCACGCCCGGATCCTGCGCAAGGGTGAGGTGGCGCGCCGGGATGTGTTCCTGGCGGCGGTGTTCAAGAACATCCTGCATCCCATCATCGCCTACGCCCTGGCGCGGGCTTTCGGCATGGAGGGCACCGCACTCATGGCGGCGGTGGTGCTCGGTGCCCTGCCCACCGCCCAGAATGTCTACACCTACGCCCTACGATTCCGGACCGCGGAGACGATGGCCAGGGACACAGGGGTGGTCTCCACACTGGTTTCCTTCCCCATAATGGTGATTATCTCGGTGGTTCTGGGCTGA
- a CDS encoding FAD-binding and (Fe-S)-binding domain-containing protein: MTHTIRFNRLDPEIYARQSRAGLRTDMTTRAAYTSDAGIFRRVPAAVAEPRTVEDIRDAIAVAVAREWPIVGRGGGSSVAGNAIGEGLIIDTSRYFNRILDIDPENRTATIEPGVVCDALRDAVAPLGLTYGPDPSTHNRCTIGGMVANNACGSHSVAYGTAADNLIDVTLMLADGREVTVSEAGCDDPDIHAQLTALATDHADLIDRELGRFPRQVSGYGLHYLATHMARAVAGSEGTIGIITRLTVKLVPTPKHTALAVLAFGTVFEAARVAHTLRLPGVSTIEGMGGDLLAALRAKQGQEEAGDTLPGNRRGIPTGGWLYCETGGDTLEEALDRAHLVVRTASTAPLIDHHITHDPGEMRELWRIRESSAGIVTRLSDGGEAWPNWEDSAVPPEHLADYLRDLYALMDKFDYRGIPFGHFGEGCVHVRISFDFATPEGVGNFHAFMNEAADLVTSYGGSLSGEHGDGRARSALLDRMYSEEMRGLFQQFKLIFDPERIFNPGVLVWADPITRGLRMGPGQRALAITPVHKLGDDQGSLVNAVNRCVGVSSCRSESGAMCPSFQITGDEVHSTRGRARVLSEMFRGESVTGGYRSEEVHEALDLCLSCKACASECPVNVDMATYKAEFLHHHYRGRVRPGAHYVMGWLPLLAHLAHKVPGLPTLIDASLSSPLLTPVIRRLGGLADRPLIGFARRSLRRHPRAERHGETVVLWPDSFTTNLDTGPGRAAITVLESLGYTVVIPEGFVCCGLTWHSTGQLGMTRRVLEHTATVMKPYLDQRLTVIGLEPSCTVMLTHETTGLVDNPDLARLSELTTSFAEFIAPEIRRLVGEGALRPANTTALTQVHCHEQSLGDPQHAALLLEALGIDEEQIATGCCGLAGNWGFEKNHAEMSFALGERELFPKVRQATGHVIADGFSCRTHIEQGTGTTATHIAEIILDILRENGVAE; this comes from the coding sequence ATGACCCACACCATCAGGTTCAACCGACTCGACCCGGAGATCTATGCCAGACAATCCAGGGCCGGGTTGCGGACCGACATGACCACGCGTGCGGCCTACACCTCGGATGCCGGCATCTTCCGGCGGGTGCCGGCGGCGGTGGCGGAACCCAGGACGGTCGAGGACATCCGGGATGCCATCGCGGTGGCGGTGGCCAGGGAATGGCCCATCGTCGGCCGGGGTGGGGGTTCCTCGGTGGCGGGTAATGCCATCGGGGAGGGGCTGATCATTGACACCTCGCGGTATTTCAACCGCATCCTGGACATCGATCCCGAGAACCGCACCGCCACCATCGAACCGGGAGTGGTGTGTGATGCGCTCCGTGATGCCGTCGCCCCCCTCGGATTGACCTACGGGCCCGATCCCTCCACCCACAACCGGTGCACCATCGGGGGGATGGTGGCCAACAATGCGTGTGGGTCGCATTCGGTGGCCTATGGCACGGCGGCGGACAACCTCATTGATGTCACCCTCATGCTCGCCGACGGTAGGGAGGTCACGGTGAGTGAGGCCGGGTGTGATGATCCGGATATCCACGCCCAGCTCACCGCGCTGGCCACGGATCATGCTGACCTCATCGACCGGGAGCTCGGGCGTTTCCCCCGTCAGGTCTCCGGCTATGGGCTCCATTATCTGGCCACCCACATGGCCCGGGCCGTCGCGGGATCCGAGGGGACAATCGGCATCATCACCCGGCTGACGGTGAAGCTGGTACCCACCCCGAAACACACGGCGTTGGCGGTGCTGGCTTTCGGCACGGTGTTTGAGGCCGCCCGCGTCGCCCACACGCTCCGCCTGCCGGGGGTTTCCACCATTGAGGGCATGGGCGGTGATCTCCTGGCGGCGCTGCGGGCCAAGCAGGGACAGGAGGAGGCCGGTGACACCCTCCCGGGTAATCGTCGGGGTATCCCCACCGGTGGCTGGCTCTACTGCGAAACCGGCGGGGACACCCTCGAGGAGGCTCTCGACCGCGCGCACCTGGTGGTCCGCACTGCCTCCACGGCCCCCCTCATCGATCATCACATCACCCATGATCCGGGTGAGATGCGCGAGTTGTGGCGGATCAGGGAATCGTCGGCAGGCATCGTCACCAGGCTGTCGGACGGGGGAGAGGCGTGGCCCAACTGGGAGGATTCCGCCGTGCCACCGGAGCACCTCGCTGATTATCTCCGGGATCTGTACGCGCTGATGGATAAATTTGACTACCGGGGCATCCCCTTCGGGCACTTCGGGGAGGGATGTGTGCATGTGCGGATCAGCTTCGACTTCGCCACCCCGGAGGGGGTGGGCAACTTCCACGCCTTCATGAATGAGGCCGCCGACCTGGTGACCTCCTACGGCGGAAGCCTGTCGGGTGAACACGGCGATGGCCGCGCCCGGTCCGCACTGCTGGACCGCATGTACTCCGAGGAGATGCGCGGTTTGTTCCAGCAGTTCAAGCTCATCTTCGACCCCGAGCGCATCTTCAACCCCGGGGTGCTGGTGTGGGCTGATCCGATCACCCGGGGTCTGCGGATGGGCCCGGGCCAGCGTGCCCTGGCCATCACCCCGGTGCATAAACTAGGCGATGACCAGGGATCGCTGGTCAACGCCGTCAACCGGTGCGTGGGGGTGTCGTCCTGCCGTTCTGAATCAGGCGCCATGTGCCCGTCGTTCCAGATCACCGGCGATGAGGTGCATTCCACCCGCGGTCGGGCACGGGTGCTGTCCGAGATGTTCCGCGGTGAGTCCGTCACCGGCGGCTACCGCAGCGAGGAGGTCCATGAGGCCCTCGATCTCTGCCTGTCCTGCAAGGCCTGCGCCTCGGAGTGCCCGGTCAATGTGGATATGGCCACCTACAAGGCGGAATTCCTCCACCACCATTACCGGGGGCGCGTGCGCCCCGGGGCGCACTATGTGATGGGGTGGTTGCCGTTGCTGGCGCACCTGGCGCACAAGGTCCCCGGACTGCCCACGCTTATCGACGCCTCCCTCTCCTCCCCTCTTCTCACCCCGGTGATCAGACGCCTCGGTGGCCTGGCGGATCGCCCCCTCATCGGTTTCGCCCGCCGCTCCCTGCGCAGACACCCCCGCGCAGAGCGCCACGGGGAGACCGTGGTGCTGTGGCCGGATTCCTTCACCACCAACCTGGATACCGGACCGGGCCGGGCCGCCATCACCGTGCTGGAGTCACTCGGGTACACCGTGGTCATCCCAGAGGGTTTCGTCTGCTGCGGTCTGACCTGGCATTCCACCGGTCAGCTGGGCATGACGCGACGGGTTCTGGAACACACCGCGACGGTGATGAAGCCCTACCTGGATCAGAGGTTGACCGTGATCGGTCTGGAACCATCCTGCACCGTCATGCTCACCCATGAAACCACCGGCCTGGTGGACAACCCCGACCTTGCACGTCTGTCGGAACTGACCACCTCCTTCGCCGAGTTCATCGCCCCGGAGATCCGCCGGCTGGTCGGGGAGGGGGCACTGCGCCCCGCGAACACCACCGCGTTGACGCAGGTCCACTGCCATGAACAGTCCCTGGGGGATCCTCAGCATGCGGCCCTCCTGCTGGAGGCACTGGGGATCGATGAGGAACAGATCGCCACCGGATGCTGTGGGCTGGCCGGCAACTGGGGATTCGAGAAGAACCATGCGGAGATGTCGTTCGCCCTGGGGGAGCGGGAGTTGTTTCCGAAGGTCCGGCAGGCCACCGGCCATGTGATCGCCGACGGGTTCTCCTGCAGGACCCACATCGAACAGGGCACCGGCACCACGGCCACCCACATCGCGGAGATCATCCTGGACATCCTGCGCGAGAACGGCGTGGCAGAATAA
- a CDS encoding GntR family transcriptional regulator translates to MSAGKVFRQRSLTEQVMDYVREATLDKTMVTGEWYSVYQLSEQLGISRSPVRDALLRLEEAGLIRFTRNRGFQIVETRPSDVAEIFALRLGIEPPAAYRAALLRTDEQLHAAYETVDRMTASMEKQDEEEFFVHDRILHEQIMIMGQSQRGAGLVEKLRGHTRTLGASTAGSKRTLADILREHEPILEAISRGSAEIARASMREHLQVTGRLLLEQAVEKAGEGDVDIIWEQHTVGV, encoded by the coding sequence ATGTCTGCAGGGAAGGTCTTTCGCCAGCGCTCACTCACGGAACAGGTCATGGACTATGTCCGGGAGGCCACGCTCGATAAAACAATGGTGACCGGTGAGTGGTACAGCGTCTACCAGCTCAGCGAACAACTGGGGATCTCCCGTTCCCCCGTCCGCGACGCTCTTCTCCGCCTGGAGGAGGCCGGCCTGATCCGATTCACCCGCAACCGGGGTTTTCAGATCGTGGAGACCAGACCCTCCGATGTCGCCGAGATCTTCGCACTCCGACTGGGCATCGAACCGCCGGCCGCCTACCGCGCAGCACTGTTGCGCACAGATGAGCAGTTACACGCCGCCTACGAGACTGTTGACCGCATGACCGCCTCGATGGAGAAACAGGACGAGGAGGAATTCTTCGTCCACGACCGCATCCTCCATGAGCAGATCATGATCATGGGGCAATCCCAACGCGGTGCCGGACTGGTGGAAAAACTGCGGGGGCACACCCGGACATTGGGGGCATCCACCGCGGGATCCAAACGGACCCTGGCCGATATCCTGCGTGAACACGAGCCGATCCTGGAGGCGATCAGCCGTGGCTCCGCGGAAATCGCCCGCGCCTCCATGCGGGAACATCTGCAGGTCACCGGCAGGCTCCTCCTCGAACAGGCGGTGGAGAAAGCCGGGGAGGGTGATGTGGATATCATCTGGGAGCAGCACACGGTCGGCGTGTAG